One stretch of Streptomyces sp. NBC_00443 DNA includes these proteins:
- a CDS encoding SDR family oxidoreductase, which translates to MVEAVQGAGVVVTGAGGGIGAALARRFAAEGARVVVNDLDAGKAKVVADEIGGIAVAGDASAVVADARDALGGTVDIYCANAGVAFGGEDPGQPLDEKAWSTSWDVNVMAHVRAANELLPAWLERGSGRFVSTVSAAGLLTMIGAAPYAVTKHGAYAFAEYLSLTYRHRGVKVHAICPQGVRTDMLDATGSAGDLVLKPTAIAPEDVTDALFKGMQEDRFLILPHPEVAGYYQARAAEPDRWLTNMNHLQQKWEEAR; encoded by the coding sequence ATGGTGGAAGCCGTTCAGGGTGCCGGAGTCGTCGTGACCGGGGCTGGGGGTGGCATCGGGGCTGCGCTGGCCCGGCGCTTCGCCGCCGAGGGGGCTCGTGTCGTCGTCAACGATCTGGATGCGGGGAAGGCCAAGGTGGTCGCCGACGAGATCGGCGGCATCGCGGTGGCCGGTGACGCGTCCGCCGTCGTCGCCGACGCCCGGGACGCGCTCGGTGGCACGGTCGACATCTACTGCGCCAACGCCGGGGTCGCGTTCGGGGGCGAGGACCCTGGACAGCCGCTCGACGAGAAGGCTTGGTCGACGTCCTGGGACGTCAACGTCATGGCACACGTGCGTGCCGCCAACGAACTGCTCCCCGCCTGGCTGGAGCGCGGCAGCGGACGCTTCGTCTCCACCGTCTCCGCCGCCGGACTGCTCACCATGATCGGCGCCGCACCCTACGCCGTCACCAAGCACGGCGCCTACGCCTTCGCCGAGTACCTGTCGCTGACGTACCGCCACCGTGGCGTCAAGGTGCACGCCATCTGCCCGCAGGGCGTGCGCACCGACATGCTGGACGCCACCGGCAGCGCGGGGGACCTGGTACTCAAGCCCACCGCCATCGCACCGGAGGACGTGACGGACGCCCTGTTCAAGGGCATGCAGGAGGACCGCTTCCTGATCCTGCCGCACCCCGAGGTCGCCGGTTACTACCAGGCGCGGGCCGCCGAGCCGGACCGCTGGCTGACCAACATGAACCACCTCCAGCAGAAGTGGGAGGAGGCCCGGTGA